The following are from one region of the Streptomyces fradiae genome:
- a CDS encoding L-threonylcarbamoyladenylate synthase: protein MAKYFDVHPQSPQPRTIGTVVESLRAGALIAYPTDSCFALGCQIDNHEGVERIKSIRKLDDRHHFTLVCENFAQLGQFVQVDNNVFRAVKSATPGNYTFILPATREVPRRLLHPKKKTVGVRIPDHPVARALLAELGEPLLSSTLLLPDEDEPMTQGWEIKDRLDHLVDAVVDSGDCGTEPTTVVDFSGGEAEIVRYGAGDPSRFE, encoded by the coding sequence ATGGCCAAGTACTTCGATGTGCACCCGCAGTCCCCGCAGCCGCGCACCATCGGCACCGTGGTCGAGAGCCTCCGGGCCGGAGCCCTCATCGCCTACCCCACGGACTCCTGCTTCGCGCTGGGCTGCCAGATCGACAACCACGAGGGCGTCGAGCGGATCAAGAGCATCCGCAAGCTCGACGACCGGCACCACTTCACCCTGGTCTGCGAGAATTTCGCCCAGCTCGGGCAGTTCGTCCAGGTCGACAACAACGTCTTCCGCGCGGTCAAGTCGGCGACCCCCGGCAACTACACCTTCATCCTCCCGGCCACCCGCGAGGTCCCGCGCCGCCTGCTGCACCCCAAGAAGAAGACCGTCGGCGTCCGCATCCCGGACCACCCGGTGGCCCGCGCGCTGCTGGCCGAGCTCGGCGAGCCGCTCCTGTCGAGCACCCTGCTGCTGCCCGACGAGGACGAGCCGATGACCCAGGGCTGGGAGATCAAGGACCGGCTCGACCACCTGGTCGACGCCGTCGTGGACTCGGGCGACTGCGGCACGGAGCCGACGACGGTCGTCGACTTCTCCGGCGGCGAGGCCGAGATCGTGCGGTACGGGGCGGGCGACCCCTCCCGCTTCGAGTGA